The following proteins come from a genomic window of Hymenobacter canadensis:
- a CDS encoding hydrolase — MKFHFVWAAALLLSASCAKQDLSPATPAATAATADVSATGFPEGFETGTKTAYTTGSVTLSSGSWTLNDALLGNTTADRKTGSQSARIRNVGSLTMNFNTSAGAGLVTVQHAVYGTDAASQWELWASQNSGSSYAKVGSTITSSSATLSTASFAVNLSGAVRLQIRKTSGGTNRISIDNVTVEQYGGTTGGGTTPPPTGTSKKFLFDGSHGELAGNADWVLDVNSGVASRYPSPAQSGITATTSETFWTGAISAWGVALVKQGHTVEQLPTGAAISYGNVANPQDLSNYSVFVVDEPNILFTAAEKTAILQFVQNGGGLFMITDHIISDRNNDGWDSPEIWNDLMQNNSVKANPFGFSVNFDNIVENSSNALTTSTNPIMNGSQGRVSQLSFHNGATMTLSPTANSTVQGLVWRTSATQGNSLAMAASSTFGTGRVVIIGDSSPADDGTGSPGNTVYDGWNENLSHARLHLNASLWLAKLQ, encoded by the coding sequence ATGAAATTCCACTTCGTCTGGGCAGCCGCGCTGCTACTCTCTGCCTCCTGCGCCAAGCAAGACCTGAGCCCCGCCACGCCGGCCGCCACCGCCGCCACCGCCGACGTCAGCGCCACGGGCTTCCCCGAAGGCTTCGAGACGGGTACCAAAACCGCCTACACCACCGGCTCGGTCACACTCAGCTCCGGCTCCTGGACCCTGAACGACGCCCTGCTCGGTAACACCACTGCCGACCGCAAAACCGGCAGCCAGTCGGCCCGCATCCGCAACGTGGGCTCCCTCACGATGAACTTCAACACCTCGGCCGGTGCCGGCCTCGTGACGGTGCAGCACGCCGTGTACGGCACTGATGCCGCCTCGCAGTGGGAGCTGTGGGCTAGCCAGAACAGCGGCAGCAGCTACGCCAAAGTAGGCAGCACCATCACCAGCAGCAGCGCCACGCTCAGCACGGCCTCGTTTGCGGTGAACCTGAGCGGCGCGGTGCGCCTGCAGATCCGCAAGACCTCGGGCGGCACCAACCGCATCAGCATCGACAACGTGACGGTGGAGCAGTATGGTGGCACTACCGGCGGCGGCACCACCCCGCCCCCCACCGGCACGAGCAAGAAATTCCTGTTCGATGGCTCGCACGGCGAGCTGGCCGGCAACGCCGACTGGGTGCTGGACGTGAACAGCGGCGTGGCTTCGCGCTACCCCTCGCCCGCGCAGAGCGGCATCACGGCCACCACTTCGGAAACCTTCTGGACCGGCGCCATTTCGGCCTGGGGCGTGGCCCTGGTGAAGCAGGGCCACACCGTGGAGCAGCTGCCCACCGGCGCGGCCATCAGCTACGGCAATGTCGCCAACCCGCAGGACCTGAGCAACTACAGCGTGTTTGTGGTAGATGAGCCGAATATCCTATTCACGGCCGCCGAGAAAACGGCCATTCTGCAGTTCGTGCAGAACGGCGGCGGCCTGTTCATGATTACCGACCACATCATTTCGGACCGCAACAACGACGGCTGGGACTCGCCTGAAATCTGGAACGACCTGATGCAGAACAACTCGGTGAAAGCGAATCCATTCGGCTTCTCCGTCAACTTCGATAACATCGTGGAGAACAGCAGCAACGCCCTCACCACCAGCACCAACCCCATCATGAACGGCTCGCAGGGCCGCGTGTCGCAGCTGTCGTTCCACAACGGCGCTACCATGACGCTCAGCCCCACGGCCAACAGCACGGTGCAGGGTTTGGTGTGGCGCACTTCGGCCACCCAGGGCAATAGCTTGGCCATGGCCGCCAGCAGCACCTTCGGTACGGGCCGCGTGGTGATTATCGGCGACTCGTCGCCGGCCGACGACGGCACCGGCTCGCCCGGCAACACCGTGTACGACGGCTGGAACGAAAACCTGAGCCACGCCCGCCTGCACCTGAACGCCTCGCTGTGGCTGGCCAAGCTGCAGTAG
- a CDS encoding SDR family oxidoreductase, producing the protein MTDLTDQVAIVTGASRGIGRAIALLLAMQGAKVVCVARSAEELEEVAHKTQGLAVPADVSDADDAQRVVDQALRHFGRLDILVCNAGVGSFGLLEHFDAAEWDRIFDVNVKGTFLLCKAAVPHFKSRHKGHIVGITSDVARRTFENGTAYGASKFAQDAVLASLRKEVRSHGIKVSTIFPGLVDTYFNDSVPGSADAEKTHLKPSDVAQAVRYVLEAPAHVVIDELMIHPLTQEW; encoded by the coding sequence ATGACCGACCTAACCGACCAAGTAGCCATCGTCACCGGTGCCAGCCGCGGCATTGGCAGAGCCATAGCCCTGCTGCTGGCCATGCAGGGCGCCAAAGTAGTGTGCGTGGCCCGCTCCGCCGAGGAACTGGAGGAAGTGGCCCACAAAACCCAGGGCCTGGCCGTGCCCGCCGACGTATCCGACGCCGACGACGCCCAGCGCGTGGTAGACCAGGCCCTGCGCCACTTCGGCCGCCTCGATATCCTGGTCTGCAATGCCGGCGTGGGCTCGTTTGGGCTCTTGGAACACTTCGATGCCGCCGAGTGGGACCGGATTTTCGACGTGAACGTGAAAGGCACCTTCCTGCTCTGCAAGGCCGCCGTGCCCCACTTCAAGTCGCGCCACAAAGGTCACATCGTGGGCATTACGTCCGACGTGGCCCGGCGCACCTTCGAGAACGGCACCGCTTACGGGGCCAGCAAGTTCGCGCAGGATGCCGTGCTGGCCAGTTTGCGCAAAGAGGTCCGCTCGCACGGCATCAAGGTCAGCACCATCTTCCCCGGCCTCGTCGATACCTACTTCAACGACTCAGTGCCGGGCAGCGCCGACGCCGAGAAAACTCACCTCAAGCCCTCCGACGTAGCCCAGGCCGTGCGCTACGTGCTCGAAGCTCCGGCCCACGTGGTCATCGACGAGCTGATGATTCACCCGCTCACGCAGGAATGGTAG
- the glgP gene encoding alpha-glucan family phosphorylase has translation MAFEFKPYQPAPEFSTQAAYFSMEFALDQTLKTYSGGLGFLAGSHMRSAYELKQNLIGIGILWTFGYYDQGRNEDQTMRCDFRHKHYSFLEDTGLIFPITIHGAAVQVKAMYLAPDTFGTAPMFFLTTDIPENDYISRTISHHLYDADTAARVAQSILLGVGGGKLLDLLGVKMDVYHLNEGHGLPLAFYLYEKHGRKLEEVQQRLVFTTHTPELAGNEEHPMKLLSDMTFFGSVPADEIRRVAGVEHEMLNYTLTALRFARKANAVSKVHGTVANQMWGANKGICPIIPITNSQNGSYWRDQQLHEALEANDDQALLSRKRKLKKQLFDLVADQTGTLLDPEVLTVVWARRFAGYKRADLILHDFERFQALVNNADRPVQVMWSGKPYPKDYGAIGLFNDIIQKTKHLKTCAVLTGYELALSGYLKRGSDVWLNTPRFPREASGTSGMTAAMNGSLSLSIADGWIPEFVRHGENGFLIPHTDIHQPDHVKDATEASSLLDVLENEIVPLYYNEPAKYLAVAKAAMREVEPEFESGRMATEYYQKLYTK, from the coding sequence ATGGCTTTCGAATTCAAACCCTACCAGCCCGCGCCCGAGTTCAGCACCCAGGCGGCGTACTTTTCCATGGAATTTGCCCTGGATCAGACCCTCAAAACCTACTCCGGCGGCCTGGGCTTCCTGGCTGGCTCGCACATGCGCTCGGCCTACGAGCTGAAGCAAAACCTGATCGGCATTGGCATCCTCTGGACTTTCGGCTACTACGACCAGGGCCGCAACGAAGACCAGACCATGCGCTGCGACTTCCGCCACAAGCACTACTCCTTTCTCGAAGACACCGGCTTGATTTTCCCCATCACCATCCACGGCGCGGCCGTGCAGGTGAAGGCCATGTACCTGGCCCCCGACACGTTCGGCACGGCCCCGATGTTCTTCCTGACCACCGACATTCCCGAAAACGACTACATCTCGCGCACCATCTCGCACCATTTGTACGACGCCGACACGGCGGCCCGCGTGGCGCAGAGCATCCTGCTGGGCGTGGGCGGCGGCAAGCTGCTCGATCTGTTGGGCGTGAAGATGGACGTGTACCACCTCAACGAAGGCCACGGCCTGCCGCTGGCGTTCTACCTCTACGAAAAGCACGGCCGCAAACTGGAGGAAGTGCAGCAACGCCTGGTGTTCACGACGCACACCCCGGAGTTGGCCGGCAACGAGGAGCACCCCATGAAGCTGCTCTCCGACATGACCTTCTTCGGCTCGGTGCCCGCCGATGAAATCCGCCGCGTGGCCGGTGTGGAGCATGAGATGCTCAACTACACGCTCACGGCCCTGCGCTTTGCGCGCAAGGCCAACGCCGTAAGCAAGGTGCACGGCACGGTGGCCAACCAGATGTGGGGCGCCAACAAGGGCATCTGCCCCATCATTCCCATCACCAACTCGCAGAACGGCAGCTACTGGCGCGACCAGCAGCTGCACGAGGCCCTGGAAGCCAACGACGACCAGGCCCTGCTTTCGCGCAAGCGCAAACTCAAGAAGCAGCTCTTCGACCTCGTGGCCGACCAGACCGGCACCCTCCTCGACCCCGAGGTGCTGACCGTGGTGTGGGCCCGTCGCTTTGCCGGCTACAAGCGCGCCGACCTGATTCTGCATGATTTCGAGCGGTTCCAGGCCTTGGTGAACAACGCCGACCGGCCGGTGCAAGTAATGTGGTCCGGCAAGCCCTACCCCAAGGACTACGGCGCCATCGGCCTGTTCAACGACATCATCCAGAAAACCAAACACCTGAAAACCTGCGCCGTGCTCACCGGCTACGAGCTGGCCCTGTCCGGCTACCTCAAGCGCGGCTCCGATGTGTGGCTGAACACCCCCCGCTTCCCGCGTGAGGCCAGCGGCACCAGCGGCATGACCGCCGCCATGAACGGCAGCCTCAGCCTGAGCATCGCCGACGGCTGGATTCCGGAGTTCGTGCGCCACGGCGAAAACGGCTTCCTCATCCCCCATACCGACATCCACCAGCCCGACCACGTGAAGGATGCCACCGAAGCCAGCAGCCTGCTGGACGTGCTGGAAAACGAAATCGTGCCGCTCTACTACAACGAGCCCGCCAAGTACCTGGCCGTGGCCAAAGCCGCCATGCGCGAAGTAGAGCCCGAGTTTGAGTCGGGCCGCATGGCCACGGAATACTACCAGAAGCTGTACACCAAGTAG
- a CDS encoding alpha-amylase family glycosyl hydrolase — protein MSDSVSLADPNTTDEVPQDNKIVIYQLMTRLFGNKTALNKPYGTAQENGVGKFNDITDKALQEIKKMGVSHVWYTGVIEHATMTDFTKAGGPGPDDADVVKGRAGSPYAIKDYYDVAPDLAVNVKTRMLEYDALIKRTHANGLKVLMDFIPNHVARSYKSDGKPVGVVDLGAVDDKTKAFAPNNNFYYLPGQPLVVPKAGNPLGAALGPKEDGKFLENPAKATGNDVFSAAPKVDDWYETVKLNYGVDYQNGRKLYLQPVPDTWKKMRDILIFWAQKDVDGFRCDMAEMVPVEFWTWVIPEVKKVKPDIIFIAEAYTPKEYKTYLDKGQFDFLYDKVGLYDGLRRLMTGNGTTDDITKVWSEESRGFSSKMLRFLENHDEQRIASKDFATDPRTAIPAMTVSATLASGPVMLYSGQEVGEPALKSEGFSGEDGRTTIFDYWGVPEHQKWMNGGKFDGGKLDDSQKQLRDFYSRLLNLASSSEAIRKGKFYELQDANNLGKNYDQKNVYSYLRYTDTQRLLIVVNFSRDKTMTPTIEIPREVRQRMGLNPDIFCTYTDLLNNTPPTDFLNLTMPPLSAYVFEIKPKK, from the coding sequence GTGTCTGACTCCGTTTCCCTGGCGGACCCCAACACGACCGATGAGGTTCCCCAGGATAATAAAATCGTCATCTATCAGCTGATGACGCGCCTGTTTGGCAACAAAACCGCCCTCAACAAACCCTACGGCACGGCCCAGGAGAATGGCGTGGGCAAGTTCAACGACATCACCGACAAGGCGCTCCAGGAAATCAAGAAGATGGGCGTCAGCCACGTCTGGTACACCGGCGTGATTGAGCACGCCACCATGACCGACTTCACCAAGGCCGGCGGCCCCGGCCCCGACGATGCCGACGTGGTGAAGGGCCGCGCCGGCTCGCCCTACGCCATCAAGGACTACTACGATGTGGCTCCGGACCTGGCCGTGAACGTGAAAACGCGCATGCTGGAGTACGACGCCCTCATCAAGCGTACGCACGCCAACGGCCTGAAGGTGCTCATGGACTTCATCCCGAACCACGTGGCCCGCAGCTACAAGTCGGACGGGAAGCCGGTGGGCGTGGTGGACCTGGGCGCCGTGGACGACAAAACCAAGGCCTTCGCACCCAACAACAACTTCTACTACCTGCCCGGCCAGCCGCTGGTGGTGCCCAAAGCCGGCAACCCGCTGGGCGCGGCCCTGGGCCCGAAGGAAGACGGCAAGTTCCTGGAAAACCCCGCCAAAGCCACCGGCAACGACGTATTCTCGGCCGCTCCGAAGGTAGACGACTGGTACGAAACCGTGAAGCTCAACTACGGCGTGGACTACCAGAACGGCCGCAAGCTGTACCTGCAGCCCGTGCCCGACACCTGGAAGAAGATGCGCGACATCCTGATCTTCTGGGCCCAGAAAGATGTGGACGGCTTCCGCTGCGACATGGCCGAGATGGTGCCCGTGGAGTTCTGGACCTGGGTGATTCCGGAGGTGAAAAAGGTGAAGCCCGACATCATCTTCATTGCCGAAGCCTACACGCCCAAGGAATACAAAACCTACCTCGACAAGGGCCAGTTCGACTTCCTCTACGACAAAGTAGGCCTCTACGACGGCCTGCGCCGCCTCATGACCGGCAACGGCACCACCGACGACATCACGAAGGTGTGGAGCGAGGAAAGCCGCGGCTTCTCGTCGAAGATGCTGCGCTTCCTGGAAAACCACGACGAGCAGCGCATTGCCTCCAAGGACTTCGCCACCGACCCGCGCACCGCCATTCCGGCCATGACCGTGTCGGCCACGCTGGCCTCGGGCCCGGTGATGCTCTACTCGGGGCAGGAGGTGGGCGAGCCGGCCCTGAAGTCGGAAGGCTTCTCGGGCGAGGACGGCCGCACGACCATCTTCGACTACTGGGGCGTGCCGGAGCACCAGAAATGGATGAACGGCGGCAAGTTCGACGGCGGCAAGCTCGACGACAGCCAGAAGCAGCTGCGCGACTTCTACAGCCGCCTGCTCAACCTGGCCAGCTCCAGCGAGGCCATCCGGAAGGGCAAGTTCTACGAGCTGCAGGATGCCAACAACCTAGGCAAAAACTACGACCAGAAGAACGTCTACAGCTACCTGCGCTACACCGACACCCAGCGCCTGCTGATCGTGGTGAACTTCAGCCGCGACAAGACGATGACGCCCACCATTGAGATTCCGCGCGAGGTGCGCCAGCGCATGGGCCTCAACCCCGACATCTTCTGCACCTACACCGACCTGCTCAACAACACGCCGCCCACCGACTTCCTCAACCTCACAATGCCCCCGCTGAGCGCCTACGTGTTCGAAATCAAGCCTAAAAAGTGA
- a CDS encoding MFS transporter, with protein MATNVAAAPSISREKPRLSFWQIWNMSFGFLGIQFGFALQNANVSRIFETLGGTEIALYWLAAPLTGMLVQPIIGYMSDRTWSVKWGRRRPFFLVGAILASFSLLTMPNVSALWMAVGMLWIMDSSINISMEPFRALVGDLLPSEQRTTGFAAQTFFIGVGAVVASSLPWMFTNWFGIANTAPAGQIPPSVKYAFYIGGVIFFLAVLWTVMNTKEYPPENMAEFEEEKRRTAGFWNGIRESFSGIFHMPKTMAQLAIVQFFSWLALFSMWIYTTPAVTSHIYHTTDATSKIYNEGADWVGICFAVYNGVSAIAALLLPAIARATSRRVTHMLCLIAGGLGLISIYFIQDPKMLLLSMVGVGIAWASILSVPYAMLAGALPANKMGYYMGVFNFFIVIPQVVAGLILGFFTKSVFGGESVYTLVLGGVSMVISGLLTLRVQDADDIRLTASSTDAPVSPAYDAPAQTDPRV; from the coding sequence ATGGCAACCAATGTAGCGGCTGCGCCGAGCATTTCCCGCGAAAAACCCCGCCTGAGCTTCTGGCAAATCTGGAACATGAGCTTCGGCTTCCTGGGCATTCAATTCGGCTTTGCGCTGCAGAATGCCAACGTCAGCCGCATTTTTGAAACCCTGGGTGGTACCGAAATAGCCCTGTACTGGCTGGCGGCCCCGCTCACGGGCATGCTCGTGCAGCCCATCATCGGCTACATGTCGGACCGGACGTGGAGTGTGAAGTGGGGACGGCGGCGGCCGTTTTTCCTGGTGGGCGCCATTCTGGCTTCGTTCTCCCTGCTGACGATGCCCAACGTGTCGGCGCTGTGGATGGCTGTAGGCATGCTCTGGATTATGGACTCCAGCATCAACATCAGCATGGAACCGTTCCGGGCCCTGGTCGGCGACTTGCTGCCGTCGGAGCAGCGCACCACGGGCTTTGCCGCCCAGACCTTCTTTATCGGGGTAGGCGCGGTGGTAGCGTCGTCGTTGCCGTGGATGTTCACCAACTGGTTCGGTATTGCCAACACGGCCCCGGCCGGCCAGATTCCGCCGTCGGTGAAGTACGCATTCTACATCGGGGGCGTCATTTTCTTTCTGGCTGTGCTCTGGACGGTGATGAACACCAAAGAGTATCCGCCCGAAAACATGGCGGAGTTTGAGGAAGAGAAGCGGCGCACGGCCGGCTTCTGGAACGGCATCCGCGAGTCGTTTAGCGGCATCTTCCACATGCCCAAAACCATGGCCCAGCTGGCCATCGTGCAGTTCTTCTCGTGGCTGGCGCTGTTTTCGATGTGGATTTACACTACTCCAGCCGTCACGAGCCACATTTACCACACCACTGACGCCACCTCCAAAATCTACAACGAGGGCGCCGACTGGGTGGGCATCTGTTTCGCCGTGTACAACGGCGTATCGGCTATTGCGGCGCTGCTGCTGCCGGCCATTGCCCGCGCTACCAGCCGCCGCGTCACGCACATGCTGTGCCTGATAGCCGGCGGGCTGGGTTTGATTTCGATTTACTTCATCCAGGACCCCAAGATGCTGCTGCTCTCGATGGTGGGCGTGGGCATTGCCTGGGCATCTATCCTGAGCGTGCCCTACGCCATGCTGGCCGGCGCGCTACCCGCCAACAAAATGGGCTACTACATGGGCGTGTTCAACTTCTTCATTGTGATTCCACAGGTGGTGGCAGGTCTGATTCTGGGCTTCTTCACCAAGTCGGTGTTCGGCGGCGAATCGGTGTACACGCTGGTACTGGGCGGCGTTTCCATGGTCATCTCGGGCCTGCTCACGCTGCGCGTGCAGGACGCCGACGACATCCGGCTGACGGCCAGCTCTACCGACGCCCCCGTCAGCCCCGCCTACGACGCGCCGGCGCAGACCGACCCGCGCGTTTAA
- a CDS encoding glycoside hydrolase family 13 protein encodes MISSRFLPLLAGVLLATAPAAATLAAPAVTEAAAPAAKTAAIQRIDPTFWWVGMKNPKLQLLVHGPAIASSTATLKAYEGVTLDGVQKLESPNYLLINLTISPTAKPGKLQLEFQGAKKTTFAYELKQRTTPGDKQKVQGLAQQDFIYFLMPDRFSNGDPKNDYIPGMRAPKVARDSMYARHGGDLKGIENHFDYFKSLGVTALWMTPVTENDMPKASYHGYALTDYYNTDRRYGTLEEYKQFVDKAHANGLKVVHDVVLNHMGSKNYLFLDQPAKDWFNQWPQFTRSNYNSQALNDPYGSQLDCKLYNKGWFDTTMPDVNQSNPLVATYLIQNFLWWVEYTGLDAYRIDTYPYSDPKFLMQWGQALNDEFPNLFKFGEAWVGSTAQQAFFARNVFQPVDGFKSNLESVFDFQSTFAVYDALKGDQPNMAKIYDALQGDWMYEDATRNVTFLDNHDMSRFYSVIGEDFNKYKMGVAWLLTTRGIPQLYYGTEVLMKNFSNPDGLVRADFPGGFAGDQQNYFTAAGRTGQAGEAFNYLSKLSLYRKAHPVLATGKLMQFIPQDGVYTYFRYNDQGETVMILLNGNKDEKTVDGARFAERTGSFSSGTEISTGATVSDLKSFKVPGRTAWVVELKK; translated from the coding sequence ATGATTTCTTCCCGCTTTCTGCCCTTGCTGGCCGGCGTGCTGCTGGCTACGGCGCCCGCCGCCGCCACCCTGGCGGCCCCGGCCGTTACCGAAGCCGCTGCCCCGGCCGCCAAAACCGCCGCCATCCAGCGCATTGACCCCACGTTTTGGTGGGTGGGTATGAAAAACCCCAAGCTGCAGCTGCTGGTGCACGGGCCAGCCATTGCCAGCAGCACCGCCACGCTCAAAGCCTACGAGGGCGTGACACTGGACGGCGTGCAGAAGCTGGAAAGTCCCAACTACCTGCTAATCAACCTCACCATCAGCCCCACGGCCAAGCCCGGCAAGCTGCAGCTGGAGTTTCAGGGCGCGAAAAAAACCACCTTCGCCTACGAGCTGAAGCAGCGCACCACGCCCGGCGACAAGCAGAAGGTGCAGGGCCTCGCGCAACAGGATTTCATCTACTTCCTGATGCCCGACCGGTTCTCGAACGGCGACCCCAAGAACGACTACATCCCTGGCATGCGCGCCCCCAAAGTGGCCCGCGACTCGATGTACGCCCGCCACGGCGGCGACCTGAAGGGCATCGAAAACCACTTCGACTACTTCAAGAGCCTGGGCGTGACGGCCCTGTGGATGACGCCCGTCACGGAAAACGACATGCCCAAGGCCAGCTACCACGGCTACGCCCTCACCGACTACTACAACACCGACCGCCGCTACGGCACGCTGGAAGAGTACAAGCAGTTCGTGGACAAGGCCCACGCCAATGGCCTGAAAGTGGTGCACGACGTGGTGCTCAACCACATGGGCTCCAAAAACTATCTGTTTCTGGACCAGCCCGCCAAAGACTGGTTCAACCAGTGGCCGCAGTTCACGCGCAGCAACTACAACTCGCAGGCCCTCAACGACCCCTACGGCTCCCAGCTGGATTGCAAGCTCTACAACAAAGGCTGGTTTGACACCACCATGCCCGACGTAAACCAGAGCAACCCGCTGGTGGCTACCTACCTGATTCAGAACTTCCTGTGGTGGGTGGAATACACCGGCCTCGACGCTTACCGCATCGACACCTACCCGTATTCCGACCCCAAGTTCCTGATGCAGTGGGGCCAGGCGCTCAACGACGAATTCCCGAACCTGTTCAAGTTTGGCGAGGCCTGGGTGGGCAGCACGGCCCAGCAGGCGTTCTTCGCCCGCAACGTGTTCCAGCCCGTCGATGGGTTCAAGAGCAACCTGGAGTCGGTGTTTGATTTTCAGTCGACGTTTGCCGTGTATGACGCGCTAAAAGGCGACCAGCCCAACATGGCTAAGATATACGACGCGCTGCAGGGCGACTGGATGTATGAGGACGCCACCCGCAACGTCACCTTCCTCGACAACCACGATATGAGCCGCTTCTACTCGGTGATTGGCGAGGACTTCAATAAGTACAAGATGGGCGTGGCCTGGCTGCTCACCACCCGCGGCATTCCGCAGCTCTACTATGGCACCGAGGTGCTGATGAAGAACTTCTCCAACCCCGACGGCCTGGTGCGCGCCGACTTCCCCGGCGGCTTTGCAGGCGACCAGCAGAACTACTTTACGGCCGCCGGCCGCACGGGCCAGGCCGGCGAGGCGTTCAACTACCTCAGCAAGCTCAGCCTCTACCGTAAGGCCCATCCGGTGCTGGCCACCGGCAAGCTCATGCAGTTCATCCCGCAGGACGGCGTATACACCTACTTCCGCTACAACGACCAGGGCGAAACCGTGATGATCCTGCTCAACGGCAACAAAGATGAAAAAACCGTGGACGGCGCGCGGTTTGCGGAACGCACTGGCAGCTTCTCGTCGGGCACGGAAATTTCGACCGGTGCTACTGTCTCGGACCTCAAGAGCTTTAAGGTACCGGGCCGCACGGCTTGGGTAGTAGAGCTGAAAAAGTAG